The Azospirillum baldaniorum genome contains a region encoding:
- a CDS encoding DUF2336 domain-containing protein, which translates to MQPRQPPYADHGDDRPGAARSAPRADPSADDGVDPDLLGYLFDDSPPAPPAPEPARRRVGTALVESRRAGMGDAGVRAHLARKLCRLLPDLPPDRQDKATATALRTLERLARDHAAHVRTALAGALKDVACAPPAVARMLARDVERSVAEPILHCCATLTDDDLLEIIASHPAGWALAAIARRPAVSAPLSCAIVDTGDAEATSVLLDNDGAVIPEDRLEDLVERSGGHPDWQAKLAGRPALSQRLALRLAEFVDDSVADLLRRRTDLDAVTAAEVAAVTRRRVAWVEGRDPAESPGRRAVRLHRQGALDETALGDALSWEETDFVRAALALRAAVHPGIVDDILRSGDARAVTALVWRAGYSMRCAMRVQIRAAGIPPRAVLNARQGTDYPLPAADMTRHLALYGVRS; encoded by the coding sequence ATGCAGCCACGTCAGCCCCCCTACGCCGATCATGGGGACGACCGTCCCGGCGCGGCCCGCTCGGCGCCGCGGGCAGACCCCTCCGCGGACGACGGGGTGGACCCGGACCTGCTCGGCTATCTGTTCGACGATTCTCCCCCCGCTCCTCCTGCGCCGGAACCGGCCCGCCGCCGCGTCGGCACGGCGCTGGTCGAATCGCGGCGGGCCGGGATGGGCGATGCCGGGGTCCGCGCGCATCTGGCGCGCAAGCTGTGCCGGCTGCTGCCCGACCTGCCCCCGGACCGCCAGGACAAGGCCACCGCCACCGCCCTGCGCACGCTGGAGCGGCTGGCCCGCGATCACGCGGCCCATGTGCGGACGGCGCTGGCCGGGGCCCTGAAGGACGTCGCCTGCGCCCCGCCCGCCGTGGCGCGCATGCTGGCCCGCGACGTCGAGCGCTCGGTGGCGGAGCCGATCCTCCATTGCTGCGCCACCCTGACCGACGACGACCTGCTGGAGATCATCGCCAGCCACCCCGCAGGCTGGGCCCTGGCGGCCATCGCGCGGCGGCCGGCGGTCAGCGCGCCGCTGTCCTGCGCCATCGTCGACACCGGCGACGCGGAGGCCACAAGCGTCCTGCTGGACAACGACGGCGCGGTCATCCCCGAAGACCGGCTGGAGGATCTGGTGGAGCGGTCGGGCGGCCATCCGGACTGGCAGGCCAAGCTGGCCGGCCGGCCCGCCCTGTCGCAACGGTTGGCCCTGCGGCTGGCGGAGTTCGTCGACGACTCGGTGGCCGACCTGCTGCGCCGCCGCACCGATCTGGACGCGGTCACCGCGGCGGAGGTCGCCGCCGTGACCCGCCGCCGCGTCGCCTGGGTCGAAGGGCGCGATCCCGCCGAGTCGCCGGGGCGCCGCGCCGTCCGCCTGCACCGGCAGGGCGCCTTGGACGAGACGGCGCTGGGCGACGCCCTGTCCTGGGAGGAAACGGACTTCGTCCGCGCCGCCCTGGCCCTGCGCGCCGCCGTCCATCCGGGAATCGTGGACGACATCCTGCGGTCCGGCGATGCCCGCGCGGTCACCGCCCTGGTCTGGCGGGCGGGCTATTCGATGCGCTGCGCCATGCGGGTGCAGATCCGTGCCGCTGGTATCCCGCCGCGCGCCGTGCTGAACGCCCGCCAAGGCACCGACTATCCGCTGCCCGCGGCGGACATGACCCGCCACCTCGCGCTCTACGGCGTCCGCTCCTGA
- a CDS encoding lysine--tRNA ligase translates to MTGERELALQAKAWPFEEARKLVARFAKEPPAKGYVLFETGYGPSGLPHIGTFGEVARTTMVRQAFQRMSDIPTKLFCFSDDMDGLRKVPDNIPNKELVAASLGKPLTQVPDPFGTHDSFGAHNNARLRAFLDSFGFEYEFQSSTDWYKSGRFDEALLGVLRRYDEIMAVMLPTLGEERQQTYSPFLPVSPSTGRVLQVPVLERNVDAGTIVFQDEDGKKVEVPVTGGHVKLQWKPDWGMRWYALGVDYEMYGKDLIPSAELAGKIVNILGGTPPQGFNYELFLDDKGQKISKSKGNGLTMEEWLAYAPPESLALYMFQKPKSAKRLYFDVIPRAVDEYLAFVAKLPVEEPAKALENPAWHIHNGTAPAVRSDVSFNLLLNLAGAANAETKDVMWGFISRYAPEATPENSPFLDKLVGYAVRYYQDQVKPTKRFRAPTDAERAALEDLLKRLDGIPADAAGDVIQNEVFAVGKEHGFTELRAWFQALYEVLLGQTTGPRMGSFIQLYGLDETKTLIREKLAA, encoded by the coding sequence ATGACCGGCGAGCGGGAATTGGCGTTGCAGGCGAAGGCGTGGCCGTTCGAGGAGGCGCGCAAACTGGTCGCGCGCTTCGCGAAAGAGCCGCCGGCCAAAGGCTACGTCCTGTTCGAGACCGGCTACGGTCCGTCGGGCCTGCCGCACATCGGCACCTTCGGCGAGGTGGCGCGCACCACCATGGTCCGTCAGGCCTTCCAGCGGATGAGCGACATCCCGACGAAGCTGTTCTGCTTCTCCGACGACATGGACGGGCTGCGCAAGGTCCCGGACAACATCCCGAACAAGGAGCTGGTGGCCGCCAGCCTCGGCAAGCCGCTGACCCAGGTCCCCGACCCGTTCGGCACGCACGACAGCTTCGGCGCGCACAACAACGCACGGCTGCGTGCTTTCCTCGACAGCTTCGGCTTCGAGTACGAGTTCCAGTCCTCCACCGACTGGTACAAGTCGGGCCGCTTCGACGAGGCGCTGCTCGGCGTGCTGCGGCGCTATGACGAGATCATGGCCGTCATGCTGCCGACCCTGGGCGAGGAGCGCCAGCAGACCTACAGCCCGTTCCTGCCCGTCTCCCCCTCCACGGGGCGCGTGCTGCAGGTTCCGGTGCTGGAGCGCAACGTGGACGCCGGCACCATCGTCTTCCAGGACGAGGACGGCAAGAAGGTCGAGGTTCCCGTCACCGGCGGCCATGTGAAGCTCCAGTGGAAGCCCGACTGGGGCATGCGCTGGTACGCGCTGGGCGTCGATTACGAGATGTACGGCAAGGACCTGATCCCGTCGGCTGAGCTGGCCGGAAAGATCGTCAACATCCTCGGCGGCACCCCGCCGCAGGGCTTCAATTACGAGCTGTTCCTCGACGACAAGGGGCAGAAGATCTCCAAGTCCAAGGGCAACGGCCTGACCATGGAGGAGTGGCTGGCCTACGCCCCGCCGGAGAGCCTCGCCCTCTACATGTTCCAGAAGCCGAAGTCGGCCAAGCGCCTGTATTTCGACGTGATCCCGCGGGCGGTGGACGAGTATCTGGCCTTCGTCGCCAAGCTGCCGGTGGAGGAGCCGGCCAAGGCGCTGGAGAACCCGGCCTGGCACATCCACAACGGCACGGCGCCGGCGGTGCGCTCGGACGTGTCCTTCAACCTGCTGCTGAACCTCGCCGGGGCGGCGAACGCCGAGACCAAGGACGTCATGTGGGGCTTCATCAGCCGCTACGCGCCCGAGGCGACGCCGGAGAACAGCCCCTTCCTGGACAAGCTGGTCGGCTACGCCGTCCGCTACTACCAGGATCAGGTCAAGCCGACGAAGCGCTTCCGCGCCCCCACCGACGCCGAGCGCGCCGCGCTGGAGGACCTGCTGAAGCGTCTGGACGGCATCCCCGCCGACGCGGCGGGCGACGTCATCCAGAACGAGGTCTTCGCCGTCGGCAAGGAGCATGGCTTCACCGAGTTGCGCGCTTGGTTCCAGGCGCTCTACGAGGTGCTGCTCGGCCAGACCACCGGCCCGCGCATGGGCTCCTTCATCCAGCTCTACGGCCTGGACGAAACCAAGACCCTGATCCGCGAGAAGCTGGCCGCCTGA
- a CDS encoding DMT family transporter: protein MSWLFLSVAIAFEIVGTVAMKMSDGMTRLWPSLAVVACYLVAFAMLAQALREIEVGVAYAIWSAVGTAAIAAIGVWVFGESLNFLKLAGILLIVAGVVSLRMSGGGA from the coding sequence ATGAGCTGGCTGTTTTTGTCCGTCGCCATCGCCTTCGAGATTGTGGGCACCGTCGCTATGAAGATGTCCGACGGCATGACCCGCCTGTGGCCGAGCCTGGCGGTGGTGGCCTGCTATCTGGTGGCCTTCGCGATGCTGGCCCAGGCGCTGCGCGAAATCGAGGTCGGCGTGGCCTACGCCATCTGGTCGGCGGTGGGCACGGCGGCCATCGCGGCGATCGGGGTGTGGGTGTTCGGCGAGTCGCTCAACTTCCTGAAGCTGGCGGGAATCCTGCTGATCGTGGCGGGGGTGGTCAGCCTCCGGATGTCGGGGGGAGGGGCGTAG
- the mtgA gene encoding monofunctional biosynthetic peptidoglycan transglycosylase, whose translation MRFPVRRLLRLLMALAVALVAFSVGWAALYRVVPVPATPLMLIRAAGGSGLAHDWVPMSQMSPHLARAVIASEDTLFCGHGGFDWAAIEGAFEDNEEGRRLRGGSTISQQTAKNAFLWPDRSWTRKGAEAWFTLLIETLWPKSRILEVYLNIVEWDDGVYGAEAAARHHFKKPASALTRREAALLAVVLPNPRNWSPNPPGAYVARRAGVIEHRMAVVERDGLADCAR comes from the coding sequence ATGCGGTTTCCGGTCCGGCGTCTGCTGAGACTCCTGATGGCCCTGGCCGTCGCCCTGGTGGCCTTCAGCGTCGGCTGGGCGGCGCTCTACCGCGTGGTGCCGGTGCCGGCCACGCCCCTGATGCTGATCCGCGCCGCCGGAGGGTCCGGGCTGGCGCACGACTGGGTGCCCATGTCGCAAATGTCTCCCCACCTCGCCCGCGCGGTCATCGCGTCGGAGGACACGCTGTTCTGCGGCCACGGCGGCTTCGACTGGGCGGCCATCGAGGGAGCCTTCGAGGACAACGAGGAGGGCCGGCGCCTGCGCGGCGGCAGCACGATCAGCCAGCAGACCGCCAAGAACGCCTTCCTCTGGCCGGACCGCAGCTGGACCCGCAAGGGCGCCGAGGCGTGGTTCACCCTGCTGATCGAGACGCTGTGGCCGAAGAGCCGCATCCTGGAGGTCTACCTGAACATCGTGGAGTGGGACGACGGCGTCTACGGCGCCGAGGCCGCCGCCCGCCATCATTTCAAGAAGCCGGCATCGGCCCTGACCCGCCGCGAGGCCGCCCTTCTCGCCGTCGTCCTGCCCAACCCCCGCAACTGGTCCCCGAACCCGCCCGGCGCCTACGTGGCGCGACGGGCCGGCGTCATCGAGCACCGCATGGCGGTGGTGGAACGGGACGGGCTGGCCGATTGCGCACGCTAA
- a CDS encoding ATP-dependent DNA helicase, translating into MDLTSAPSLPSFSLDDAPALVAGARRVVLLTGDGEVEELPPAAAAKRARRQPPLVCHARAMTRRLGTEPFAAFDLLELFAFVLPARFCVPTPRGLAEALDLPIPDGLEDDALALHRAVRKLLGLLGSPGREEASDPVAFAWEMGRAGWLWAPAVLAALGKPDGPEKGAGRAGLRVWTRIKEWQDGPPEPPPAHHPVEPDEARRRLSVMLSASVPGKVAEPRPQQADYASAVSAAFAPRPAPDTPNVVLAEAGTGVGKTLGYLAPATVWAEKNGGTVWISTYTRNLQHQIDAELDRLYPEPATKARKVVLRKGRENYLCLLNLEEAVRGMPMQPHHAIGVGLMARWAAATRDGDLTGGDFPGWLVDIAGRGRTLGLADRRGECIYSACDHYARCYIEKSVRRARKADVVIANHALVMVQAALGGGEEPTLPTRYVFDEGHHVFDAADSAFAGHLTGRETQELRRWLLGAEETGRSRARGLKRRIEDLVASDEQAQELMDAVMLGARVLPAEGWAARLSADNPQGPTEAFLLAARRQVYSRTAGQGGPYSLEADKAYPVDGLLDAAAALEAALVRLADPLAGLAKRLAARLEDETAELDSDQRRRIDAMARSLTRRGVLTVEAWRAMLKTLPVETPAQFVDWFAVERIDGRDVDVGLYRHWIDPTVPFAEALAGPAHGMVVTSATLTDGTGDTAMDWQAAEDRCGASHLPKPALRAQVPSPFDYPNRTRVMVVTDVRKDDLGQVASAYRTLFQAAGGGGLGLFTAISRLRAVYDRIVEPLDATGIPLYAQHVDPLDVATLIDIFRGEEHACLLGTDAVRDGVDVPGRSLRLIVFDRVPWPRPDILHRARRDAFGRRRYEDMIARLRLKQAFGRLVRRADDTGVFVLLDPMMPSRLFGAFPEGVEVRRVGIKEAVEATAEFLRGW; encoded by the coding sequence ATGGATCTGACCTCGGCGCCCTCCCTCCCGTCCTTCAGCCTCGATGACGCGCCGGCCCTGGTCGCCGGCGCGCGGCGCGTGGTCCTGCTGACCGGTGACGGCGAGGTGGAGGAATTGCCGCCCGCCGCCGCGGCGAAGCGGGCGCGCCGCCAGCCGCCGCTCGTCTGCCACGCGCGGGCGATGACGCGGCGGCTGGGGACGGAGCCCTTCGCCGCCTTCGACCTGCTGGAACTGTTCGCCTTCGTCCTGCCCGCCCGCTTCTGCGTGCCGACCCCGCGCGGACTGGCCGAGGCGCTGGATCTGCCGATTCCCGACGGGCTGGAGGACGACGCGCTGGCCCTGCACCGGGCGGTGCGCAAGCTGCTTGGCCTGCTGGGATCGCCGGGGCGCGAGGAAGCGTCCGACCCGGTGGCCTTCGCCTGGGAGATGGGGCGCGCCGGCTGGCTGTGGGCGCCCGCCGTGCTGGCGGCGCTCGGCAAGCCGGACGGGCCGGAGAAGGGCGCCGGCCGCGCCGGCCTGCGCGTCTGGACCCGCATCAAGGAATGGCAGGACGGCCCGCCCGAACCGCCGCCCGCCCACCACCCGGTGGAGCCGGACGAGGCGCGCCGCCGGCTGTCGGTGATGCTGTCGGCCAGCGTGCCCGGCAAGGTGGCCGAGCCGCGCCCGCAGCAGGCCGACTACGCCAGCGCGGTGTCCGCCGCCTTCGCCCCGCGCCCCGCCCCCGACACGCCGAACGTCGTCCTGGCGGAGGCCGGAACGGGCGTCGGCAAGACGCTGGGCTACTTGGCGCCGGCCACGGTGTGGGCGGAGAAGAACGGCGGCACGGTGTGGATCTCCACCTACACCCGCAACCTCCAGCACCAGATCGACGCGGAGCTGGACCGCCTCTACCCCGAACCGGCGACCAAGGCGCGCAAGGTCGTGCTGCGCAAGGGCCGGGAAAACTACCTGTGCCTGCTGAACCTGGAAGAGGCCGTCCGCGGCATGCCGATGCAGCCGCACCACGCCATCGGGGTGGGGCTGATGGCGCGCTGGGCCGCGGCGACGCGCGATGGCGACCTGACCGGCGGCGACTTCCCCGGCTGGCTGGTCGACATCGCCGGGCGCGGGCGGACGCTGGGCCTCGCCGACCGGCGGGGCGAGTGCATCTACTCCGCCTGCGACCATTACGCCCGCTGCTACATCGAGAAAAGCGTGCGCCGCGCCCGCAAGGCCGACGTGGTGATCGCCAACCACGCGCTGGTCATGGTGCAGGCCGCACTCGGCGGCGGTGAGGAGCCGACGCTGCCCACCCGCTACGTCTTCGACGAGGGGCACCATGTCTTCGACGCCGCGGACAGCGCCTTCGCCGGGCATCTGACCGGGCGGGAGACCCAGGAGCTGCGGCGCTGGCTGCTGGGCGCCGAGGAGACCGGACGCAGCCGCGCCCGCGGGCTGAAGCGCCGCATCGAGGATCTGGTCGCCAGCGACGAACAGGCGCAGGAGCTGATGGACGCGGTGATGCTGGGCGCCCGAGTCCTGCCGGCGGAGGGCTGGGCGGCGCGGCTGTCCGCCGACAACCCGCAGGGGCCGACCGAGGCCTTCCTGCTCGCCGCGCGGCGGCAGGTCTATTCGCGGACGGCGGGGCAGGGCGGTCCCTACAGCCTGGAGGCCGACAAGGCCTATCCGGTGGACGGGCTGCTCGACGCGGCGGCGGCGCTGGAGGCGGCGCTGGTCCGGCTGGCGGACCCGCTGGCCGGGCTGGCCAAGCGGCTGGCGGCAAGGCTGGAGGACGAGACGGCGGAACTGGACAGCGACCAGCGGCGGCGCATCGACGCCATGGCGCGCAGCCTGACCCGGCGCGGCGTTCTGACGGTCGAGGCGTGGCGGGCCATGCTGAAGACCCTGCCGGTGGAGACCCCGGCGCAGTTCGTGGACTGGTTCGCGGTGGAGCGGATCGACGGGCGCGACGTCGACGTCGGGCTCTACCGCCACTGGATCGACCCGACCGTTCCCTTCGCTGAGGCGCTGGCCGGGCCGGCGCACGGCATGGTGGTCACCTCCGCCACGCTGACCGACGGCACCGGCGACACCGCCATGGACTGGCAGGCGGCGGAGGACCGCTGCGGCGCCAGCCATTTGCCGAAGCCGGCGCTGCGCGCCCAGGTGCCGTCGCCCTTCGACTATCCCAACCGCACGCGGGTGATGGTGGTCACCGACGTGCGCAAGGACGATCTGGGGCAGGTGGCGTCGGCCTACCGCACGCTGTTCCAGGCGGCGGGCGGCGGGGGCTTGGGGCTGTTCACCGCGATCAGCCGGCTGCGCGCCGTCTATGACCGCATCGTGGAGCCGCTGGACGCCACCGGCATCCCGCTCTACGCCCAGCATGTCGACCCGCTGGACGTGGCGACCCTGATCGACATCTTCCGGGGGGAGGAGCACGCCTGCCTGCTCGGCACCGACGCGGTGCGTGACGGGGTGGACGTGCCGGGCCGCAGCTTGCGGCTGATCGTGTTCGACCGGGTGCCCTGGCCGCGCCCCGACATTCTGCACCGCGCCCGGCGCGACGCCTTCGGACGGCGGCGCTACGAGGACATGATCGCGCGGTTGCGGCTGAAGCAGGCTTTCGGCCGGCTGGTGCGACGGGCCGACGACACCGGGGTGTTCGTTCTGCTCGACCCGATGATGCCGAGCCGCCTGTTCGGCGCCTTCCCCGAGGGGGTGGAGGTCCGCCGCGTCGGCATCAAGGAGGCGGTGGAGGCGACCGCGGAGTTCCTGCGGGGCTGGTGA
- a CDS encoding methyl-accepting chemotaxis protein, translating to MNDISVRTKTFAVFAFLSLLLAGIGTLGINRLSVVNDSSTEIASFWMPRVVQVNVVNDAVSNFRILQSTHILSATETEMTAVEKRMDEMEASIANARRTYEATLRTAEGRALFAQFEQQWAQYLTLHRQITALSRRNENAAANALFRDAADKGFQEVGRTLDAMIDHNNRGAAKASDDADAVYAQSSTMLIVALLIGIAVCLGGALMMIRGVSSPIGAMTEAMRRLAGGDKTTAIPFASRGDEIGAMATAVQVFKDGLIEADRLAAEQAAEQAAKLRRTEAVERLIGSFEEQVADALRNVAAAATELDTTAQSMAVTARQTNDQAANAAAAAEQTSANVQTVASAAEEMSSSIGEIGSQVTRSTGIAGQAVQEAGRTTDSVRGLADAAHRIGAVVQLITNIAGQTNLLALNATIEAARAGEAGKGFAVVASEVKQLANQTARATDEIASQIQAIQEATAGSVGAIEGIGRTIAAINEISTSIAAAIEEQSAATNEISRNVQQAAIGTREVSSNIAQVTEAAGTTGAAAHQVLGAAGGLASQAENLRRDVESFLAAIRAA from the coding sequence ATGAATGACATCAGCGTCAGAACAAAAACGTTTGCAGTTTTTGCGTTTCTATCCCTGCTTCTCGCTGGCATCGGCACCTTGGGAATCAACCGCCTGTCGGTGGTCAACGACAGCTCGACGGAAATCGCCAGCTTCTGGATGCCGCGGGTCGTTCAGGTCAACGTCGTGAACGACGCCGTGTCGAACTTCCGCATCCTGCAGAGCACCCACATCCTCAGCGCCACCGAGACGGAGATGACCGCGGTGGAGAAGCGGATGGACGAGATGGAAGCCAGCATCGCCAACGCCCGCCGGACCTACGAGGCGACGCTGCGAACCGCCGAAGGGCGCGCTCTGTTCGCCCAGTTCGAACAGCAATGGGCGCAGTATCTCACCCTGCACCGTCAGATCACCGCCCTGTCGCGGCGCAACGAGAACGCCGCCGCCAACGCCCTGTTCCGCGACGCGGCCGACAAGGGCTTCCAGGAGGTCGGGCGGACGCTCGACGCCATGATCGACCACAACAACCGCGGGGCCGCCAAGGCGAGCGACGACGCCGACGCCGTCTACGCCCAATCCAGCACGATGCTCATCGTCGCGCTGCTCATCGGCATCGCCGTCTGCCTGGGCGGTGCGCTGATGATGATCCGCGGCGTCTCCTCGCCGATCGGCGCGATGACCGAGGCGATGCGCCGGCTGGCCGGCGGCGACAAGACGACGGCGATTCCCTTCGCCAGCCGTGGCGACGAGATCGGCGCCATGGCCACCGCCGTCCAGGTCTTCAAGGACGGGCTGATCGAGGCCGACCGGCTGGCCGCCGAGCAGGCCGCCGAGCAGGCCGCCAAGCTGCGGCGGACCGAGGCGGTCGAGCGGCTGATCGGCTCCTTCGAGGAGCAGGTCGCCGACGCGCTGCGCAACGTCGCCGCCGCCGCGACCGAGCTGGACACCACCGCCCAGAGCATGGCGGTCACCGCCCGCCAGACCAACGACCAGGCGGCCAACGCCGCCGCCGCCGCGGAACAGACCAGCGCCAACGTGCAGACGGTCGCCAGCGCCGCGGAGGAGATGTCCAGCTCCATCGGGGAGATCGGGTCGCAGGTCACCCGCTCCACCGGCATCGCCGGACAGGCGGTGCAGGAGGCCGGGCGCACCACCGACTCCGTGCGCGGGCTGGCCGACGCCGCGCACCGCATCGGCGCCGTGGTGCAGCTCATCACCAACATCGCCGGCCAGACCAACCTGCTGGCGCTCAACGCCACCATCGAGGCGGCCCGCGCCGGCGAGGCCGGCAAGGGCTTCGCCGTCGTGGCGTCGGAGGTGAAGCAGCTCGCCAACCAGACCGCCCGCGCGACGGACGAGATCGCCTCGCAGATCCAGGCGATCCAGGAGGCCACCGCCGGCTCGGTCGGCGCCATCGAGGGGATCGGCCGCACCATCGCGGCGATCAACGAGATCTCCACCTCCATCGCCGCCGCGATCGAGGAACAGTCCGCCGCGACCAACGAGATCTCGCGCAACGTCCAGCAGGCGGCGATCGGCACGCGCGAGGTGTCCAGCAACATCGCCCAGGTGACCGAGGCCGCCGGCACCACCGGGGCCGCCGCCCATCAGGTGCTGGGTGCGGCCGGCGGGCTGGCCTCGCAGGCGGAGAACCTTCGCCGCGACGTGGAGAGCTTCCTGGCGGCGATCCGCGCCGCCTGA
- a CDS encoding homoserine O-succinyltransferase: MPIRIPNDLPAFTALQTEGVMVMQEADAIRQDIRPLRFGLLNLMPDKIRTETQIARLLGNTPLQVELSLIRITNHVPRNTAADHMSAFYRSWEDARRETFDGFIITGAPVETMPFEEVSYWDELCSVFDWTQSHVHACLNICWAAQAAVHHFHGVPKHLLPRKASGVFRHRNRAPASPYLCGLSDGVPIPVSRWTEVREDDLPPESGLRVLLDSPETGPCLLEDAAHRSLHMFNHIEYDTDTLRNEYVRDVAKDAATPVPHGYFPDDDPSQPPENRWRSHAHLLFANWINQIYQTTPFELSRIGTAA, translated from the coding sequence ATGCCCATCAGGATACCCAACGATCTTCCCGCCTTCACCGCCCTGCAGACCGAGGGGGTCATGGTCATGCAGGAGGCCGACGCCATCCGGCAGGACATCCGACCCCTGCGCTTCGGCCTGCTCAACCTGATGCCCGACAAGATCCGGACCGAGACGCAGATCGCCCGCCTCCTGGGCAACACGCCGCTTCAGGTCGAGCTGTCGCTGATCCGGATCACCAACCATGTGCCGCGCAACACCGCGGCGGACCATATGAGCGCCTTCTACCGGTCGTGGGAGGACGCGCGCCGCGAGACGTTCGACGGCTTCATCATCACCGGCGCTCCGGTCGAGACGATGCCCTTCGAGGAGGTGTCCTACTGGGACGAGCTGTGTTCGGTCTTCGACTGGACGCAGAGCCACGTCCATGCCTGTCTGAACATCTGCTGGGCGGCGCAGGCCGCCGTTCATCACTTCCACGGCGTGCCGAAGCATCTTCTGCCGCGCAAGGCGTCCGGCGTGTTCCGGCACCGCAACCGCGCCCCCGCCTCGCCCTACCTGTGCGGCCTGTCCGACGGCGTGCCCATCCCGGTCTCGCGCTGGACCGAGGTGCGCGAGGACGACCTCCCGCCCGAAAGCGGACTGCGCGTGCTCCTGGACTCCCCGGAGACCGGCCCCTGCCTGCTGGAGGACGCCGCCCACCGGTCGCTGCACATGTTCAACCACATCGAGTACGACACGGACACGCTGCGCAACGAGTATGTCCGGGACGTCGCCAAGGACGCGGCCACGCCGGTTCCCCACGGCTATTTCCCCGACGACGACCCCAGCCAGCCGCCCGAAAACCGGTGGCGGAGCCACGCCCATCTGCTGTTCGCCAACTGGATCAACCAGATCTACCAGACGACGCCCTTCGAGCTTTCCCGCATCGGCACGGCCGCGTAG